The Pungitius pungitius chromosome 8, fPunPun2.1, whole genome shotgun sequence genome has a window encoding:
- the dlgap4b gene encoding disks large-associated protein 4 isoform X2, with protein sequence MKGLGTSRNRHFNDSCEPPSGHPEALYSQKTSTLPRSPYLLSPTMDHYGTMDPHLYPSANPGSLPPDCMLPLNNQMSNSSTFPRIHYNSYDQSDFSPPGDSIGGISTGTMGTSMSMGPGMGTGMGMGMAGLSGRTPMITSGSATISHHMTKNQAPTSLLEFDKQLPGGHDGFSTLQFHRASAVAAGKQHADSPGRIRYMLHSVQKLFAKSQSLESQNMKGNFNGRSTGSGGGSSGTEDGGKQNRRSKSKDRGTKSEATAKRRPRSNMSGYWSSDDLDSSDLSSYHNTMAMMTLGRPTGHDSQGAQTRYIQSGYNTISSSKSSNDMKYQAHTGPGGGGGGHGPVGAGRTLTNDNDYMKGGSWSTLTMGQPRHVIQKGSATLDRSMLKSKSCQPELTCNYLQVGRRGDWSSTLGRSGGANEIPCRRMRSGSYVKAMGDMEDSDDSDGSPKPSPKSAARRQSYLRATQQSLSDQLPPRNCLPSLRELSNNRSLDNLDCIGGTVSSSPQWDDDDFSQACSTLGRRSCLGQLRDLDMSHHYEDRSSDSTFRDSRSHSQDNPEPLDLPMPTCFRSRSHSYLRAIQAGCSQDDDTASMDSGCSAPHIDASVRSYNTSTDDLSTQWKTWKEQFGSYLIATGLDKAPKEKQLAIFLQRFGTDRQRILPPHTVSTCITTCKKTAPPPVPPRTTSKPYKSVTVQSSTESAQDNYLDQQDRRSEVNSQSSHAHSNSSDSLDSTRANSLARGIRRPPHIIPTPIAIPREPIAPTTSNASTETSDSVVQHELQHELLRSGLNKVNLVVEEPQVAPVPRRKLSSIGIQVDCIQEVPQEETPPLAKFQSIGVQVEDGWQLSRASSMASKQETDSDTQDIPVVSHYSNAKQFEKKVMVNSAIQAMSSPPGPGYLDNGDTPGDAPSPPPPRQILKRSTTRSSSSSFSESLDPALDPSCLPPPDPWLESGNGSNGSVPQGGSGGTLCRRDGHWFLKLLQAETGRMEGWCHQMEQETKDNQLSEEVLGKVRSAVGCAQLLMAQKFQQFRGLCEQNLNVNANPRATAQDLAGFWDLLQLSIEDISLKFDELYHLKSNDWQPMPSAAAQSPPGRKGEEKESAIKKPGKGRPSLGREKSTDSSSASSTASAEKQRHEARKRLQAAKKAASFRQNSATESADSIEIYVPEAQTRL encoded by the exons ATGAAAGGGTTGGGTACCAGCCGTAACAGACACTTCAACGACTCCTGTGAACCGCCCTCGGGCCATCCGGAGGCACTCTACTCTCAGAAGACCAGCACTCTGCCGCGCAGCCCTTACCTGCTGAGCCCGACAATGGACCACTACGGCACCATGGACCCCCACCTCTATCCTTCCGCCAATCCAGGCTCCCTCCCACCGGACTGCATGCTGCCACTCAACAACCAGATGTCCAACAGCAGCACCTTCCCTAGGATTCACTACAACTCCTACGACCAGTCTGACTTCTCCCCACCCGGAGACAGCATCGGGGGGATAAGTACAGGGACCATGGGCACGTCCATGTCCATGGGCCCAGGCATGGGAACGGGCATGGGCATGGGCATGGCAGGGCTAAGTGGACGAACACCTATGATCACCAGTGGCTCAGCAACTATATCACATCACATGACCAAGAACCAGGCACCGACCAGTCTGTTAGAGTTTGACAAGCAGCTACCCGGAGGCCATGACGGATTCAGCACGCTGCAGTTCCATCGAGCGTCTGCCGTTGCTGCGGGGAAGCAGCACGCGGACAGTCCTGGTCGGATCCGCTACATGCTGCATTCAGTGCAGAAACTCTTTGCAAAGTCCCAATCGCTGGAAAGCCAAAACATGAAAGGCAATTTCAACGGGCGCTCCACCGGCAGTGGTGGCGGCTCGTCCGGCACTGAGGATGGAGGGAAGCAGAATCGCAGATCCAAAAGTAAAGATCGGGGTACAAAGTCAGAGGCGACCGCCAAGCGGCGACCGCGCTCCAACATGTCGGGCTATTGGAGCTCAGACGATTTGGACAGCAGCGATTTGAGCAGCTACCATAACACCATGGCCATGATGACTCTGGGGCGTCCGACTGGCCATGACAGTCAGGGGGCGCAGACCCGATACATCCAAAGCGGCTACAACACTATCAGCTCCTCCAAAAGCAGTAATGACATGAAGTATCAGGCACATACTGggcctggtggtggtggaggaggccaTGGGCCAGTTGGGGCAGGAAGAACACTGACAAATGACAATGACTATATGAAAGGAGGCTCCTGGTCCACACTGACAATGGGCCAGCCGAGACATGTGATCCAGAAGGGCTCAGCTACTCTGGACCGGTCTATGCTCAAGTCCAAATCCTGCCAACCTGAACTAACTTGCAACTACCTGCAGGTTGGACGAAGG GGCGATTGGAGTAGCACATTAGGCCGTAGCGGAGGTGCCAACGAGATCCCATGTCGGCGGATGCGCAGCGGTAGCTACGTGAAGGCCATGGGGGACATGGAAGACAGCGATGACTCGGATGGGAGCCCCAAACCCTCGCCAAAATCTGCCGCTCGGCGCCAGAGCTACCTCAGGGCTACGCAGCAATCTCTGAGCGACCAGCTACCCCCACGCAA CTGTCTTCCATCTCTCAGAGAGCTCTCCAATAATCGCAGCCTGGACAACCTGGACTGCATCGGGGGTACCGTCTCATCTTCGCCACAGTGGGATGACGATGACTTCAGTCAGGCCTGCAGCACCTTGGGCAGACGTAGCTGCTTGGGACAG ctACGGGACCTGGACATGAGTCATCACTATGAGGACCGCAGCTCTGACTCCACATTCAGAGATTCCCGTTCGCACTCTCAGGACAACCCAGAGCCTCTAGACTTGCCCATGCCGACGTGCTTCCGATCCCGCAGCCACAGCTACCTGAGGGCCATCCAGGCCGGCTGTTCCCAAGATGACGACACGGCGTCCATGGACTCGGGCTGCTCGGCTCCTCATATTGACGCCTCGGTTCGCAGCTACAACACCAGCACTG ACGACCTTTCTACACAGTGGAAGACATGGAAAGAGCAGTTTGGCTCTTACCTGATAGCCACTGGCTTGGACAAAGCCCCAAAGGAGAAACAACTTGCAATTTTTCTTCAGCGTTTTGGGACAGACAGACAACGCATCCTACCcccacacacag TCTCTACATGCATAACCACGTGTAAGAAGACTGCCCCTCCCCCAGTGCCGCCCCGTACCACCTCCAAACCCTACAAGTCTGTGACGGTGCAGAGCAGCACAGAGTCGGCCCAAGACAACTACCTGGACCAGCAGGACCGGAGGTCGGAGGTCAACAGCCAGTCGAGCCACGCCCACAGCAACTCCTCTGACAGCCTCGACAGCACGCGCGCCAACAGCCTGGCCCGGGGAATCAGGCGCCCGCCACACATCATCCCCACGCCCATCGCCATCCCAAGGGAGCCAATCGCCCCCACCACCTCCAACGCTTCCACTGAGACGAGTGACTCCGTGGTGCAGCACGAACTGCAGCACGAACTGCTGAGATCCGGATTAAACAAGGTGAATCTTGTGGTCGAGGAGCCCCAAGTGGCACCGGTACCCAGACGGAAACTCTCCTCCATTGGCATACAG GTTGACTGCATTCAGGAAGTTCCACAAGAGGAGACCCCACCATTGGCCAAATTTCAATCAATCGGAGTACAGGTGGAGGACGGGTGGCA GCTCAGTCGCGCCAGTAGCATGGCCTCAAAGCAAGAAACCGACTCCGACACACAAGACATCCCTGTCGTCTCCCACTACAGTAACGCCAAACAATTTGAGAAGAAAGTCATGGTGAACAGTGCAATCCAAGCCATGAGCTCCCCTCCCGGACCCGGCTATTTAGACAACGGAGACACTCCGGGTGACGCcccttcacctccacctcccaggcAGATCCTCAAACGCTCCACCACGCGCAGTagctcttcctccttctcggAAAGCCTGGACCCGGCTCTGGACCCCTCGTGTCTACCGCCTCCAGACCCTTGGCTGGAGAGCGGCAACGGGAGTAACGGCAGCGTTCCCCAGGGCGGAAGCGGGGGAACGCTGTGTCGGAGAGACGGCCACTGGTtcctgaagctgctgcaggCCGAGACGGGCCGCATGGAAGGCTGGTGCCATCAGATGGAGCAGGAGACCAAAGACAACCAGCTCTCAGAAGAGG TGCTGGGGAAGGTTCGCAGCGCAGTAGGATGTGCCCAGCTCCTGATGGCCCAGAAATTCCAGCAGTTTCGGGGACTGTGTGAACAAAACTTG AATGTGAATGCCAACCCGCGGGCCACAGCCCAGGACCTGGCAGGTTTCTGGGACCTGCTGCAGCTCTCCATCGAGGACATCAGCCTCAAGTTTGATGAGCTCTACCATCTCAAGTCCAATGACTGGCAGCCCATGCCGTCTGCGGCTGCCCAGTCGCCCCCTGGGCGGAAG GGCGAGGAGAAGGAGTCCGCCATAAAGAAGCCCGGTAAGGGACGACCGTCGCTGGGCCGCGAGAAGAGCACGGACTCCTCATCCGCCTCCTCCACGGCCTCAGCCGAGAAGCAGAGACACGAGGCTCGCAAGCGTCTGCAAGCTGCTAAAAAGGCTGCCTCCTTTCGCCAGAACTCCGCCACGGAGAGCGCGGACAGCATCGAAATCTATGTCCCCGAGGCCCAGACCCGCCTCTGA
- the dlgap4b gene encoding disks large-associated protein 4 isoform X5: protein MKGLGTSRNRHFNDSCEPPSGHPEALYSQKTSTLPRSPYLLSPTMDHYGTMDPHLYPSANPGSLPPDCMLPLNNQMSNSSTFPRIHYNSYDQSDFSPPGDSIGGISTGTMGTSMSMGPGMGTGMGMGMAGLSGRTPMITSGSATISHHMTKNQAPTSLLEFDKQLPGGHDGFSTLQFHRASAVAAGKQHADSPGRIRYMLHSVQKLFAKSQSLESQNMKGNFNGRSTGSGGGSSGTEDGGKQNRRSKSKDRGTKSEATAKRRPRSNMSGYWSSDDLDSSDLSSYHNTMAMMTLGRPTGHDSQGAQTRYIQSGYNTISSSKSSNDMKYQAHTGPGGGGGGHGPVGAGRTLTNDNDYMKGGSWSTLTMGQPRHVIQKGSATLDRSMLKSKSCQPELTCNYLQVGRRGDWSSTLGRSGGANEIPCRRMRSGSYVKAMGDMEDSDDSDGSPKPSPKSAARRQSYLRATQQSLSDQLPPRNCLPSLRELSNNRSLDNLDCIGGTVSSSPQWDDDDFSQACSTLGRRSCLGQLRDLDMSHHYEDRSSDSTFRDSRSHSQDNPEPLDLPMPTCFRSRSHSYLRAIQAGCSQDDDTASMDSGCSAPHIDASVRSYNTSTVSTCITTCKKTAPPPVPPRTTSKPYKSVTVQSSTESAQDNYLDQQDRRSEVNSQSSHAHSNSSDSLDSTRANSLARGIRRPPHIIPTPIAIPREPIAPTTSNASTETSDSVVQHELQHELLRSGLNKVNLVVEEPQVAPVPRRKLSSIGIQVDCIQEVPQEETPPLAKFQSIGVQVEDGWQLSRASSMASKQETDSDTQDIPVVSHYSNAKQFEKKVMVNSAIQAMSSPPGPGYLDNGDTPGDAPSPPPPRQILKRSTTRSSSSSFSESLDPALDPSCLPPPDPWLESGNGSNGSVPQGGSGGTLCRRDGHWFLKLLQAETGRMEGWCHQMEQETKDNQLSEEVLGKVRSAVGCAQLLMAQKFQQFRGLCEQNLNVNANPRATAQDLAGFWDLLQLSIEDISLKFDELYHLKSNDWQPMPSAAAQSPPGRKGEEKESAIKKPGKGRPSLGREKSTDSSSASSTASAEKQRHEARKRLQAAKKAASFRQNSATESADSIEIYVPEAQTRL, encoded by the exons ATGAAAGGGTTGGGTACCAGCCGTAACAGACACTTCAACGACTCCTGTGAACCGCCCTCGGGCCATCCGGAGGCACTCTACTCTCAGAAGACCAGCACTCTGCCGCGCAGCCCTTACCTGCTGAGCCCGACAATGGACCACTACGGCACCATGGACCCCCACCTCTATCCTTCCGCCAATCCAGGCTCCCTCCCACCGGACTGCATGCTGCCACTCAACAACCAGATGTCCAACAGCAGCACCTTCCCTAGGATTCACTACAACTCCTACGACCAGTCTGACTTCTCCCCACCCGGAGACAGCATCGGGGGGATAAGTACAGGGACCATGGGCACGTCCATGTCCATGGGCCCAGGCATGGGAACGGGCATGGGCATGGGCATGGCAGGGCTAAGTGGACGAACACCTATGATCACCAGTGGCTCAGCAACTATATCACATCACATGACCAAGAACCAGGCACCGACCAGTCTGTTAGAGTTTGACAAGCAGCTACCCGGAGGCCATGACGGATTCAGCACGCTGCAGTTCCATCGAGCGTCTGCCGTTGCTGCGGGGAAGCAGCACGCGGACAGTCCTGGTCGGATCCGCTACATGCTGCATTCAGTGCAGAAACTCTTTGCAAAGTCCCAATCGCTGGAAAGCCAAAACATGAAAGGCAATTTCAACGGGCGCTCCACCGGCAGTGGTGGCGGCTCGTCCGGCACTGAGGATGGAGGGAAGCAGAATCGCAGATCCAAAAGTAAAGATCGGGGTACAAAGTCAGAGGCGACCGCCAAGCGGCGACCGCGCTCCAACATGTCGGGCTATTGGAGCTCAGACGATTTGGACAGCAGCGATTTGAGCAGCTACCATAACACCATGGCCATGATGACTCTGGGGCGTCCGACTGGCCATGACAGTCAGGGGGCGCAGACCCGATACATCCAAAGCGGCTACAACACTATCAGCTCCTCCAAAAGCAGTAATGACATGAAGTATCAGGCACATACTGggcctggtggtggtggaggaggccaTGGGCCAGTTGGGGCAGGAAGAACACTGACAAATGACAATGACTATATGAAAGGAGGCTCCTGGTCCACACTGACAATGGGCCAGCCGAGACATGTGATCCAGAAGGGCTCAGCTACTCTGGACCGGTCTATGCTCAAGTCCAAATCCTGCCAACCTGAACTAACTTGCAACTACCTGCAGGTTGGACGAAGG GGCGATTGGAGTAGCACATTAGGCCGTAGCGGAGGTGCCAACGAGATCCCATGTCGGCGGATGCGCAGCGGTAGCTACGTGAAGGCCATGGGGGACATGGAAGACAGCGATGACTCGGATGGGAGCCCCAAACCCTCGCCAAAATCTGCCGCTCGGCGCCAGAGCTACCTCAGGGCTACGCAGCAATCTCTGAGCGACCAGCTACCCCCACGCAA CTGTCTTCCATCTCTCAGAGAGCTCTCCAATAATCGCAGCCTGGACAACCTGGACTGCATCGGGGGTACCGTCTCATCTTCGCCACAGTGGGATGACGATGACTTCAGTCAGGCCTGCAGCACCTTGGGCAGACGTAGCTGCTTGGGACAG ctACGGGACCTGGACATGAGTCATCACTATGAGGACCGCAGCTCTGACTCCACATTCAGAGATTCCCGTTCGCACTCTCAGGACAACCCAGAGCCTCTAGACTTGCCCATGCCGACGTGCTTCCGATCCCGCAGCCACAGCTACCTGAGGGCCATCCAGGCCGGCTGTTCCCAAGATGACGACACGGCGTCCATGGACTCGGGCTGCTCGGCTCCTCATATTGACGCCTCGGTTCGCAGCTACAACACCAGCACTG TCTCTACATGCATAACCACGTGTAAGAAGACTGCCCCTCCCCCAGTGCCGCCCCGTACCACCTCCAAACCCTACAAGTCTGTGACGGTGCAGAGCAGCACAGAGTCGGCCCAAGACAACTACCTGGACCAGCAGGACCGGAGGTCGGAGGTCAACAGCCAGTCGAGCCACGCCCACAGCAACTCCTCTGACAGCCTCGACAGCACGCGCGCCAACAGCCTGGCCCGGGGAATCAGGCGCCCGCCACACATCATCCCCACGCCCATCGCCATCCCAAGGGAGCCAATCGCCCCCACCACCTCCAACGCTTCCACTGAGACGAGTGACTCCGTGGTGCAGCACGAACTGCAGCACGAACTGCTGAGATCCGGATTAAACAAGGTGAATCTTGTGGTCGAGGAGCCCCAAGTGGCACCGGTACCCAGACGGAAACTCTCCTCCATTGGCATACAG GTTGACTGCATTCAGGAAGTTCCACAAGAGGAGACCCCACCATTGGCCAAATTTCAATCAATCGGAGTACAGGTGGAGGACGGGTGGCA GCTCAGTCGCGCCAGTAGCATGGCCTCAAAGCAAGAAACCGACTCCGACACACAAGACATCCCTGTCGTCTCCCACTACAGTAACGCCAAACAATTTGAGAAGAAAGTCATGGTGAACAGTGCAATCCAAGCCATGAGCTCCCCTCCCGGACCCGGCTATTTAGACAACGGAGACACTCCGGGTGACGCcccttcacctccacctcccaggcAGATCCTCAAACGCTCCACCACGCGCAGTagctcttcctccttctcggAAAGCCTGGACCCGGCTCTGGACCCCTCGTGTCTACCGCCTCCAGACCCTTGGCTGGAGAGCGGCAACGGGAGTAACGGCAGCGTTCCCCAGGGCGGAAGCGGGGGAACGCTGTGTCGGAGAGACGGCCACTGGTtcctgaagctgctgcaggCCGAGACGGGCCGCATGGAAGGCTGGTGCCATCAGATGGAGCAGGAGACCAAAGACAACCAGCTCTCAGAAGAGG TGCTGGGGAAGGTTCGCAGCGCAGTAGGATGTGCCCAGCTCCTGATGGCCCAGAAATTCCAGCAGTTTCGGGGACTGTGTGAACAAAACTTG AATGTGAATGCCAACCCGCGGGCCACAGCCCAGGACCTGGCAGGTTTCTGGGACCTGCTGCAGCTCTCCATCGAGGACATCAGCCTCAAGTTTGATGAGCTCTACCATCTCAAGTCCAATGACTGGCAGCCCATGCCGTCTGCGGCTGCCCAGTCGCCCCCTGGGCGGAAG GGCGAGGAGAAGGAGTCCGCCATAAAGAAGCCCGGTAAGGGACGACCGTCGCTGGGCCGCGAGAAGAGCACGGACTCCTCATCCGCCTCCTCCACGGCCTCAGCCGAGAAGCAGAGACACGAGGCTCGCAAGCGTCTGCAAGCTGCTAAAAAGGCTGCCTCCTTTCGCCAGAACTCCGCCACGGAGAGCGCGGACAGCATCGAAATCTATGTCCCCGAGGCCCAGACCCGCCTCTGA